One window from the genome of Cytophagia bacterium CHB2 encodes:
- a CDS encoding co-chaperone GroES produces MNIKPLADRVVIKPLEQEEKKVGGIIIPDTAKEKPMQGEVIAVGPGKVSDSGQKVTMEVKKGDKVLYGKYSGTEVSVDGQDYLIMRESDILAVL; encoded by the coding sequence ATGAATATCAAGCCGTTGGCTGATCGGGTCGTGATCAAGCCTCTCGAGCAAGAAGAGAAAAAGGTCGGCGGGATCATCATCCCCGACACTGCCAAAGAAAAGCCCATGCAGGGCGAAGTCATCGCCGTTGGCCCGGGAAAAGTTTCGGACTCCGGCCAGAAAGTGACGATGGAAGTGAAGAAGGGCGACAAAGTTCTGTACGGCAAATATTCCGGCACGGAAGTGTCGGTGGATGGCCAGGATTACTTGATCATGCGCGAAAGCGATATTTTGGCCGTGCTGTAA
- the groL gene encoding chaperonin GroEL: MAKIITYSMDARASLKRGVDALANAVKVTLGPKGRNVVIDKKFGSPTVTKDGVTVAKEIELEDAVENMGAQMVKEVASKTSDNAGDGTTTATVLAQSIFAEGLKNVTAGASPMHLKRGIEQAVKTVIAEVKKISRPVSGKTEIAQVGSISANNDKSIGNDIAEAMEKVGKDGVITVEEAKYTDSTLEVVEGMQFDRGYISPYFVTDPENMEAVLEDALILIHDKKISAMKDLLPILEKTAQMGRPLLIIAEEVEGEALATLVVNKLRGTLRVAAVKAPGFGDRRKAMLEDIGVLTGGRVISEEAGFKLENTTLSDLGKAKKITIDKDNTTIVEGAGKTEDIKGRIGQIKKQIDVTTSDYDKEKLQERLAKLAGGVAVLRVGAATEVEMKEKKARVEDALHATRAAVEEGIVPGGGVALVRAIPALDKLKLDNADEQVGVNIVKRAIEEPIRQIAENAGWEGSIVVQRVKESKDVNFGFDADSEQFTDLLKAGVIDPTKVVRTALENAASVAGLLLMTEATVVEKPEKEKAPMMPPGGGMGGGMY, translated from the coding sequence ATGGCGAAAATCATCACATATAGCATGGACGCACGCGCGTCGCTCAAGCGTGGCGTTGATGCGCTGGCGAACGCCGTGAAAGTCACGCTGGGCCCGAAAGGCCGCAACGTCGTGATTGACAAGAAATTCGGCTCCCCGACCGTAACCAAAGACGGCGTCACGGTAGCGAAGGAAATCGAGTTGGAAGATGCTGTTGAGAACATGGGCGCGCAGATGGTGAAGGAAGTTGCCTCCAAGACCAGCGACAATGCCGGCGACGGCACCACCACCGCAACGGTTTTGGCGCAGTCGATCTTCGCAGAAGGCTTGAAGAACGTGACCGCCGGCGCCAGCCCGATGCACCTGAAGCGCGGCATCGAGCAAGCGGTGAAAACGGTTATCGCCGAAGTGAAGAAGATCAGCCGTCCGGTTTCCGGCAAAACGGAAATTGCGCAGGTCGGTTCGATCTCCGCGAACAACGACAAATCCATCGGCAATGACATTGCCGAAGCGATGGAAAAAGTCGGCAAAGACGGCGTGATCACGGTCGAAGAAGCCAAATACACCGACAGCACGCTGGAAGTTGTTGAAGGTATGCAGTTCGATCGCGGCTATATTTCTCCGTACTTCGTGACCGATCCCGAGAACATGGAAGCGGTGCTCGAAGATGCGTTGATTTTGATCCACGACAAGAAGATCAGCGCGATGAAAGACCTGCTCCCAATTTTGGAGAAGACGGCGCAAATGGGCCGCCCGCTGTTGATCATCGCGGAAGAGGTGGAAGGCGAAGCGTTGGCGACGTTGGTGGTGAACAAGCTGCGCGGCACGCTGCGCGTGGCCGCAGTGAAAGCGCCGGGCTTCGGTGATCGCCGCAAAGCCATGTTGGAAGACATTGGCGTGTTGACCGGCGGCCGCGTGATTTCCGAGGAAGCCGGCTTCAAGCTGGAAAACACCACGCTGTCCGATCTCGGCAAAGCCAAGAAGATCACGATCGACAAAGACAACACCACGATCGTGGAAGGCGCAGGCAAAACCGAAGACATCAAGGGCCGCATCGGCCAGATCAAGAAGCAGATCGACGTCACCACTTCGGATTATGACAAAGAAAAGCTGCAAGAGCGTCTCGCGAAATTGGCCGGCGGCGTGGCGGTGTTGCGCGTCGGTGCGGCAACCGAAGTTGAAATGAAAGAGAAAAAGGCGCGTGTGGAAGATGCCTTGCATGCGACGCGCGCGGCGGTGGAAGAAGGCATCGTGCCCGGCGGCGGTGTGGCTCTGGTGCGCGCGATTCCGGCGCTGGACAAGCTCAAGCTGGACAATGCCGATGAGCAAGTGGGCGTGAACATCGTGAAGCGCGCCATCGAAGAGCCGATTCGCCAGATTGCGGAAAACGCGGGCTGGGAAGGTTCCATCGTGGTGCAGCGCGTGAAGGAAAGCAAAGACGTCAATTTTGGTTTCGATGCAGATTCCGAGCAATTCACCGACCTGTTGAAGGCGGGCGTGATCGATCCGACCAAAGTGGTGCGCACGGCGCTGGAAAATGCCGCGTCCGTCGCGGGCTTGTTGTTGATGACGGAAGCCACGGTCGTCGAGAAGCCTGAGAAGGAAAAAGCTCCGATGATGCCTCCGGGCGGTGGTATGGGCGGCGGCATGTATTAA